Proteins encoded within one genomic window of Anopheles gambiae chromosome 3, idAnoGambNW_F1_1, whole genome shotgun sequence:
- the LOC1272489 gene encoding phospholipase D2 isoform X1 codes for MSGYQMSLSEIGTSNPALNCDDTGTASSNLTAQLDQQGCHGTDSRGAYYNGTTGGSGDGGAGGGAGAGSAGHHDASLACYSIRSEPEEYDENLDAPDSVTYLSIGGNNPVLVIRESDADSVSPASEIPYSYVYNTPVKFDSMRRHIFIPGLEIIVEIIDYERSLTSHVLNPNLYTVKLTHGPFSWTIQKRYNHFRNLHQQLTTYRASLHIPFPTKSHKERRDSFRNMHTVHQATASPAMQQKLGKPLKKIKKSALPRFPLKPDSLVSFDAIPQRIKQLEEYLYNLLNISLYRNFHGTINFLEVSHISFISALGEKGKEGPIKKRTGSTRPGQSGCNFCGCLAGGCCVRCSYFCTDVLWSKWRNRWFFVKETCFGYYRPKDGVLRCVVLFDQGFDISSGMYSTGMRNGLQIATNSRYLVIKYPTRRIAKEWMTHMKRVANESARDFTLPNPHQSFAPSRPGVQAGWFVDGAGYMSAVADALEGATEEIFITDWMLSPEIYMKRPAIDGDYWRLDKILKRKAEQGIKIFVLLFKELDFALGINSYYSKAKLVEQHENIKVMRHPDHARAGILFWAHHEKLVIIDQTYAFVGGIDLCYGRWDDYQHRLTDLGSISSSTNSSANNTTTRKPSTVVELDENGSVANLLKSSKNIAIATAVDRQAPTSVAVKRADTTQPAAKEPVATNGKQKNPAEKNPEAPGAMGDPPDRVLQAAALALTDQLPLEERDELPENIKQNTPEMERRNIMGMIKDMGRDLKNRITLSEHLDHPQGTDALASGGATGGGSGVKSNVGSPIYLSEEERRKKQLYGGEKGAPMGDLASPQPFKNATIFELDGQAKLWIGKDYINFIVKDFTNLDSPYADLVDRTTTVRMPWHDVATVVLGQAARDVARHFIERWNAVKLEKCRENANFPYLLPKSYNDIRIDSKFLNVPLHHVTCQVLRSASSWNCGFIEPDYVEQSIHEAYVQTISKAQHYIYIENQFFISMELGNSVVKNQISEYLFKRIVRAHREKKVFRVYVVMPLLPGFEGDVGGSSGISLRAITHWNYASISRGKSSLLERLRAAGIQKPCDYISFHSLRTNSTLNGMPVTELIYVHSKLLIADDKVVICGSANINDRSLLGKRDSEVCVMITDESFEEGRMNGESYPCGVYAGKLRKFLFREHLGLLEPDPKRAPVDVTDPVIHTFWNDVWRRTSRRNTLIYDEVFRCIPSDNVQSFAMMKRFLEDKSLLQSNPEGIQQAVERIEGYLVDLPLKFLCNEILTPPNTSKEGIMPTYMWT; via the exons ATGTCAGGCT ATCAGATGTCGCTGAGCGAAATCGGCACCTCGAATCCGGCACTGAACTGCGACGATACTGGCACGGCGTCGTCCAACTTGACCGCCCAGCTAGATCAGCAAGGATGCCATGGCACGGACAGCAGGGGTGCGTACTACAACGGTACAACGGGTGGGAGCGGTGATGGTGGAGCAGGTGGTGGTGCCGGAGCCGGTTCCGCAGGACATCACGATGCCAGCCTGGCCTGCTACTCAATTCGCAGCGAGCCGGAAGAGTACGACGAAAATCTGGATGCACCGGACTCGGTGACGTACCTGTCGATCGGTGGCAACAATCCGGTGCTGGTGATACGGGAAAGCGATGCGGACAGTGTGAGCCCCGCGTCCGAGATCCCGTACAGCTACGTGTACAATACGCCGGTCAAGTTTGACTCGATGCGGCGGCACATCTTCATACCGGGGCTGGAAATTATTGTGGAAATCATTGACTACGAGCGCAGCTTGACGTCACACGTGCTTAATCCGAACTT GTACACAGTGAAGCTCACCCATGGGCCGTTTTCGTGGACGATTCAGAAGCGCTACAATCACTTCAGAAATCTGCATCAACAGCTGACGACGTATCGGGCCTCGCTGCACATACCCTTCCCGACGAAGAGTCACAAGGAACGGCGGGATAGCTTCCGGAACATGCACACCGTACATCAGGCAACGGCATCG CCCGCCATGCAACAGAAGCTGGGTAAACCGTTGAAAAAGATCAAGAAAAGTGCATTGCCACGATTTCCGCTCAAGCCGGACTCGCTCGTCTCGTTCGATGCCATCCCGCAGCGGATCAAGCAGCTGGAGGAGTACCTGTACAATCTACTTAACATATCGCTGTATCGGAACTTTCACGGAACG ATCAACTTCCTGGAGGTATCGCACATCTCGTTCATCTCTGCGCTGGGAgagaaaggaaaggagggcCCCATAAAGAAACGCACCGGTTCCACCCGTCCCGGCCAGTCGGGGTGCAATTTTTGCGGCTGCCTTGCCGGTGGGTGCTGCGTGCGGTGCAGCTACTTCTGCACGGACGTGCTCTGGAGCAAGTGGCGCAATCGGTGGTTCTTCGTGAAGGAAACCTGCTTCGGCTACTACCGCCCGAAGGACGGCGTGCTGCGGTGTGTCGTGCTGTTTGATCAGGGGTTCGACATATCGTCCGGCATGTACAGTACGGGCATGCGCAACGGGCTGCAGATAGCGACGAACTCGCGCTATCTCGTCATCAAGTATCCGACGCGCCGAATCGCGAAGGAGTGGATGACGCACATGAAGCGGGTGGCGAACGAGAGTGCACGCGATTTTACGCTGCCGAATCCGCACCAATCGTTTGCGCCGTCCCGACCGGGAGTGCAGGCGGGCTGGTTTGTGGACGGTGCCGGGTATATGAGTGCGGTGGCCGATGCGCTTGAGGGAGCGACGGAGGAAATCTTTATCACCGATTGGATGCTCAGTCCGGAGATTTACATGAAGCGGCCGGCGATCGATGGCGATTACTGGCGGTTGGATAAGATTTTGAAGCGCAAGGCGGAGCAGGGCATTAAGATCTTCGTGTTGCTGTTCAAGGAGCTGGACTTTGCGCTGGGCATTAACAGCTACTACAGCAAGGCGAAGCTGGTGGAGCAGCACGAGAATATTAAG GTCATGCGCCATCCCGATCACGCTAGAGCTGGCATTCTGTTCTGGGCCCATCACGAGAAGCTGGTGATCATCGATCAAACGTACGCCTTTGTTGGTGGTATCGATTTGTGCTACGGTCGCTGGGACGACTATCAACATCGGCTAACCGATCTCGGCAGCATCTCGTCGTCGACGAACAGTTCCGCCAACAATACGACCACCCGCAAACCGTCGACCGTGGTCGAGCTGGACGAGAACGGGTCGGTGGCGAATTTgctcaaatcaagcaaaaacaTTGCCATTGCCACGGCAGTCGATCGGCAGGCACCGACGTCCGTGGCGGTAAAGCGCGCCGATACTACTCAACCTGCCGCCAAAGAGCCTGTTGCCACGAATGGGAAGCAAAAGAATCCGGCCGAAAAGAATCCGGAAGCCCCGGGAGCGATGGGTGACCCACCGGATAGGGTGCTGCAGGCAGCTGCCCTCGCACTAACCGATCAGCTACCGCTGGAGGAAAGAGACGAACTGCCGGAAAACATTAAACAGAACACACCGGAAATGGAACGGCGTAACATTATGGGCATGATTAAGGATATGGGACGCGATCTGAAGAATCGTATCACGCTGTCGGAGCACCTGGACCATCCGCAAGGTACCGATGCGCTTGCCTCGGGCGGAGCAACGGGCGGAGGCAGTGGGGTCAAGAGTAACGTCGGCAGTCCGATCTATCTGTCCGAGGAGGAACGCCGCAAGAAGCAGTTGTACGGTGGGGAGAAGGGTGCACCGATGGGCGATCTAGCCAGCCCGCAACCGTTTAAGAACGCGACCATCTTCGAGCTGGATGGGCAGGCAAAGCTGTGGATTGGGAAAGATTACATTAACTTCATCGTGAAGGACTTTACCAATCTCGATTCACCGTATGCGG ATTTGGTCGACCGGACAACGACGGTACGTATGCCATGGCATGACGTTGCAACCGTCGTGCTGGGACAAGCGGCACGGGACGTTGCCCGCCACTTTATCGAACGATGGAACGCGGTCAAGCTGGAGAAGTGCCGTGAAAATGCCAACTTTCCGTACCTGCTGCCAAAGAGCTACAATGACATCCGCATAGATAGTAAGTTTCTGAACGTTCCGCTGCACCACGTCACCTGCCAGGTGTTGCGCAGTGCGTCCAGCTGGAACTGTGGCTTCATCGAGCCGGACTACGTGGAGCAGAGCATCCACGAGGCGTACGTGCAGACGATTTCCAAGGCGCAGCATTACATCTACATCGAGAACCAGTTCTTCATCAGCATGGAGCTGGGCAACAGCGTGGTGAAGAACCAAATATCGGAGTACCTGTTCAAGCGCATCGTGCGGGCCCACCGGGAGAAGAAGGTGTTCCGGGTGTACGTCGTGATGCCGCTGCTGCCCGGGTTCGAGGGCGATGTGGGCGGATCGTCGGGAATCTCGTTGCGAGCGATTACCCACTGGAACTATGCATCGATATCGAG AGGAAAATCATCTCTCCTCGAGCGGTTACGAGCGGCCGGCATCCAGAAACCGTGTGATTACATATCATTCCACAGTCTGCGGACCAACTCGACACTGAACGGGATGCCCGTGACGGAGCTGATCTACGTCCATTCCAAGCTGCTGATTGCGGATGACAAAGTTGTGATCTGTGGATCGGCCAACATCAACGATCGTTCGCTGCTGGGCAAACGAGACTCGGAAGTTTGTGTTATGATAACG GATGAATCTTTCGAAGAGGGTCGCATGAACGGTGAATCGTACCCGTGCGGCGTATACGCCGGCAAGCTGCGCAAGTTTCTGTTCCGCGAGCATCTCGGACTGCTGGAACCGGACCCGAAACGGGCCCCAGTGGACGTGACGGATCCGGTAATTCACACCTTCTGGAATGACGTCTGGCGAAGGACGTCGCGCCGCAACACGCTCATCTACGATGAAGTGTTCCGCTGCATCCCGTCCGACAATGTGCAGTCGTTCGCAATGATGAAACGGTTTCTCGAGGACAAGAGCCTGCTACAGTCCAATCCGGAAGGTATACAGCAGGCCGTCGAACGGATCGAAGGCTATCTGGTGGATCTGCCGCTGAAGTTTCTCTGCAACGAGATACTTACACCGCCCAACACGAGCAAGGAAGGCATCATGCCCACTTACATGTGGACATAA
- the LOC1272489 gene encoding phospholipase D2 isoform X2 yields MDANFKRKTIHRSISLLLRDIDQMSLSEIGTSNPALNCDDTGTASSNLTAQLDQQGCHGTDSRGAYYNGTTGGSGDGGAGGGAGAGSAGHHDASLACYSIRSEPEEYDENLDAPDSVTYLSIGGNNPVLVIRESDADSVSPASEIPYSYVYNTPVKFDSMRRHIFIPGLEIIVEIIDYERSLTSHVLNPNLYTVKLTHGPFSWTIQKRYNHFRNLHQQLTTYRASLHIPFPTKSHKERRDSFRNMHTVHQATASPAMQQKLGKPLKKIKKSALPRFPLKPDSLVSFDAIPQRIKQLEEYLYNLLNISLYRNFHGTINFLEVSHISFISALGEKGKEGPIKKRTGSTRPGQSGCNFCGCLAGGCCVRCSYFCTDVLWSKWRNRWFFVKETCFGYYRPKDGVLRCVVLFDQGFDISSGMYSTGMRNGLQIATNSRYLVIKYPTRRIAKEWMTHMKRVANESARDFTLPNPHQSFAPSRPGVQAGWFVDGAGYMSAVADALEGATEEIFITDWMLSPEIYMKRPAIDGDYWRLDKILKRKAEQGIKIFVLLFKELDFALGINSYYSKAKLVEQHENIKVMRHPDHARAGILFWAHHEKLVIIDQTYAFVGGIDLCYGRWDDYQHRLTDLGSISSSTNSSANNTTTRKPSTVVELDENGSVANLLKSSKNIAIATAVDRQAPTSVAVKRADTTQPAAKEPVATNGKQKNPAEKNPEAPGAMGDPPDRVLQAAALALTDQLPLEERDELPENIKQNTPEMERRNIMGMIKDMGRDLKNRITLSEHLDHPQGTDALASGGATGGGSGVKSNVGSPIYLSEEERRKKQLYGGEKGAPMGDLASPQPFKNATIFELDGQAKLWIGKDYINFIVKDFTNLDSPYADLVDRTTTVRMPWHDVATVVLGQAARDVARHFIERWNAVKLEKCRENANFPYLLPKSYNDIRIDSKFLNVPLHHVTCQVLRSASSWNCGFIEPDYVEQSIHEAYVQTISKAQHYIYIENQFFISMELGNSVVKNQISEYLFKRIVRAHREKKVFRVYVVMPLLPGFEGDVGGSSGISLRAITHWNYASISRGKSSLLERLRAAGIQKPCDYISFHSLRTNSTLNGMPVTELIYVHSKLLIADDKVVICGSANINDRSLLGKRDSEVCVMITDESFEEGRMNGESYPCGVYAGKLRKFLFREHLGLLEPDPKRAPVDVTDPVIHTFWNDVWRRTSRRNTLIYDEVFRCIPSDNVQSFAMMKRFLEDKSLLQSNPEGIQQAVERIEGYLVDLPLKFLCNEILTPPNTSKEGIMPTYMWT; encoded by the exons ATGGATGCGAATTTTAAGCGAAAAACCATTCACCGCAGCATATCGTTGCTGCTTCGCGATATTG ATCAGATGTCGCTGAGCGAAATCGGCACCTCGAATCCGGCACTGAACTGCGACGATACTGGCACGGCGTCGTCCAACTTGACCGCCCAGCTAGATCAGCAAGGATGCCATGGCACGGACAGCAGGGGTGCGTACTACAACGGTACAACGGGTGGGAGCGGTGATGGTGGAGCAGGTGGTGGTGCCGGAGCCGGTTCCGCAGGACATCACGATGCCAGCCTGGCCTGCTACTCAATTCGCAGCGAGCCGGAAGAGTACGACGAAAATCTGGATGCACCGGACTCGGTGACGTACCTGTCGATCGGTGGCAACAATCCGGTGCTGGTGATACGGGAAAGCGATGCGGACAGTGTGAGCCCCGCGTCCGAGATCCCGTACAGCTACGTGTACAATACGCCGGTCAAGTTTGACTCGATGCGGCGGCACATCTTCATACCGGGGCTGGAAATTATTGTGGAAATCATTGACTACGAGCGCAGCTTGACGTCACACGTGCTTAATCCGAACTT GTACACAGTGAAGCTCACCCATGGGCCGTTTTCGTGGACGATTCAGAAGCGCTACAATCACTTCAGAAATCTGCATCAACAGCTGACGACGTATCGGGCCTCGCTGCACATACCCTTCCCGACGAAGAGTCACAAGGAACGGCGGGATAGCTTCCGGAACATGCACACCGTACATCAGGCAACGGCATCG CCCGCCATGCAACAGAAGCTGGGTAAACCGTTGAAAAAGATCAAGAAAAGTGCATTGCCACGATTTCCGCTCAAGCCGGACTCGCTCGTCTCGTTCGATGCCATCCCGCAGCGGATCAAGCAGCTGGAGGAGTACCTGTACAATCTACTTAACATATCGCTGTATCGGAACTTTCACGGAACG ATCAACTTCCTGGAGGTATCGCACATCTCGTTCATCTCTGCGCTGGGAgagaaaggaaaggagggcCCCATAAAGAAACGCACCGGTTCCACCCGTCCCGGCCAGTCGGGGTGCAATTTTTGCGGCTGCCTTGCCGGTGGGTGCTGCGTGCGGTGCAGCTACTTCTGCACGGACGTGCTCTGGAGCAAGTGGCGCAATCGGTGGTTCTTCGTGAAGGAAACCTGCTTCGGCTACTACCGCCCGAAGGACGGCGTGCTGCGGTGTGTCGTGCTGTTTGATCAGGGGTTCGACATATCGTCCGGCATGTACAGTACGGGCATGCGCAACGGGCTGCAGATAGCGACGAACTCGCGCTATCTCGTCATCAAGTATCCGACGCGCCGAATCGCGAAGGAGTGGATGACGCACATGAAGCGGGTGGCGAACGAGAGTGCACGCGATTTTACGCTGCCGAATCCGCACCAATCGTTTGCGCCGTCCCGACCGGGAGTGCAGGCGGGCTGGTTTGTGGACGGTGCCGGGTATATGAGTGCGGTGGCCGATGCGCTTGAGGGAGCGACGGAGGAAATCTTTATCACCGATTGGATGCTCAGTCCGGAGATTTACATGAAGCGGCCGGCGATCGATGGCGATTACTGGCGGTTGGATAAGATTTTGAAGCGCAAGGCGGAGCAGGGCATTAAGATCTTCGTGTTGCTGTTCAAGGAGCTGGACTTTGCGCTGGGCATTAACAGCTACTACAGCAAGGCGAAGCTGGTGGAGCAGCACGAGAATATTAAG GTCATGCGCCATCCCGATCACGCTAGAGCTGGCATTCTGTTCTGGGCCCATCACGAGAAGCTGGTGATCATCGATCAAACGTACGCCTTTGTTGGTGGTATCGATTTGTGCTACGGTCGCTGGGACGACTATCAACATCGGCTAACCGATCTCGGCAGCATCTCGTCGTCGACGAACAGTTCCGCCAACAATACGACCACCCGCAAACCGTCGACCGTGGTCGAGCTGGACGAGAACGGGTCGGTGGCGAATTTgctcaaatcaagcaaaaacaTTGCCATTGCCACGGCAGTCGATCGGCAGGCACCGACGTCCGTGGCGGTAAAGCGCGCCGATACTACTCAACCTGCCGCCAAAGAGCCTGTTGCCACGAATGGGAAGCAAAAGAATCCGGCCGAAAAGAATCCGGAAGCCCCGGGAGCGATGGGTGACCCACCGGATAGGGTGCTGCAGGCAGCTGCCCTCGCACTAACCGATCAGCTACCGCTGGAGGAAAGAGACGAACTGCCGGAAAACATTAAACAGAACACACCGGAAATGGAACGGCGTAACATTATGGGCATGATTAAGGATATGGGACGCGATCTGAAGAATCGTATCACGCTGTCGGAGCACCTGGACCATCCGCAAGGTACCGATGCGCTTGCCTCGGGCGGAGCAACGGGCGGAGGCAGTGGGGTCAAGAGTAACGTCGGCAGTCCGATCTATCTGTCCGAGGAGGAACGCCGCAAGAAGCAGTTGTACGGTGGGGAGAAGGGTGCACCGATGGGCGATCTAGCCAGCCCGCAACCGTTTAAGAACGCGACCATCTTCGAGCTGGATGGGCAGGCAAAGCTGTGGATTGGGAAAGATTACATTAACTTCATCGTGAAGGACTTTACCAATCTCGATTCACCGTATGCGG ATTTGGTCGACCGGACAACGACGGTACGTATGCCATGGCATGACGTTGCAACCGTCGTGCTGGGACAAGCGGCACGGGACGTTGCCCGCCACTTTATCGAACGATGGAACGCGGTCAAGCTGGAGAAGTGCCGTGAAAATGCCAACTTTCCGTACCTGCTGCCAAAGAGCTACAATGACATCCGCATAGATAGTAAGTTTCTGAACGTTCCGCTGCACCACGTCACCTGCCAGGTGTTGCGCAGTGCGTCCAGCTGGAACTGTGGCTTCATCGAGCCGGACTACGTGGAGCAGAGCATCCACGAGGCGTACGTGCAGACGATTTCCAAGGCGCAGCATTACATCTACATCGAGAACCAGTTCTTCATCAGCATGGAGCTGGGCAACAGCGTGGTGAAGAACCAAATATCGGAGTACCTGTTCAAGCGCATCGTGCGGGCCCACCGGGAGAAGAAGGTGTTCCGGGTGTACGTCGTGATGCCGCTGCTGCCCGGGTTCGAGGGCGATGTGGGCGGATCGTCGGGAATCTCGTTGCGAGCGATTACCCACTGGAACTATGCATCGATATCGAG AGGAAAATCATCTCTCCTCGAGCGGTTACGAGCGGCCGGCATCCAGAAACCGTGTGATTACATATCATTCCACAGTCTGCGGACCAACTCGACACTGAACGGGATGCCCGTGACGGAGCTGATCTACGTCCATTCCAAGCTGCTGATTGCGGATGACAAAGTTGTGATCTGTGGATCGGCCAACATCAACGATCGTTCGCTGCTGGGCAAACGAGACTCGGAAGTTTGTGTTATGATAACG GATGAATCTTTCGAAGAGGGTCGCATGAACGGTGAATCGTACCCGTGCGGCGTATACGCCGGCAAGCTGCGCAAGTTTCTGTTCCGCGAGCATCTCGGACTGCTGGAACCGGACCCGAAACGGGCCCCAGTGGACGTGACGGATCCGGTAATTCACACCTTCTGGAATGACGTCTGGCGAAGGACGTCGCGCCGCAACACGCTCATCTACGATGAAGTGTTCCGCTGCATCCCGTCCGACAATGTGCAGTCGTTCGCAATGATGAAACGGTTTCTCGAGGACAAGAGCCTGCTACAGTCCAATCCGGAAGGTATACAGCAGGCCGTCGAACGGATCGAAGGCTATCTGGTGGATCTGCCGCTGAAGTTTCTCTGCAACGAGATACTTACACCGCCCAACACGAGCAAGGAAGGCATCATGCCCACTTACATGTGGACATAA